In the genome of Panthera uncia isolate 11264 chromosome X, Puncia_PCG_1.0, whole genome shotgun sequence, the window TGGCACACGTGAATATTCCCGCTCTCACCTGGCCCACAGGGGCTGCtggaaatttcaggaagaaaaaggccAGAGGGAGCATTTGTGCTCGGAGTGCTGAATTGCTCTTTTGAAGCACCCAGAGCCTTCCAGAAAGCACTGGAGCAGCCTATTTGCCTTGTCCTGctgtggggggcagggcggggggcccCGTGGCTTCACCAAAGAGGAGGATGGCACCTGAGGCCTCCCAGCCCCGCACGTGGGGCTTGACATGTGTGGGTCTGGGGGGTCAGTCAGTCAGAGgacagcaggggctggggggagaaggCCAATGCAGTGTGAATCGGGGATCGGGGTTGCAGAAGCACGGGACAGGACTGAGCATCTTGAAGATGTTTGCGAGAAAGGTCTCTTAGTTGTGAGCCTTGCCATTACGAAAGCTTTGCATTTAAGGACCCTGTAGGGTGAAATCCATACAGGACAGGGAAGGTCAAAGTTATACTGCCCCTCCCTGTGCACCCGGTGAGGGGTCTGGGGTACCTTGGCTAGGGGTGCTGGGGCAGAACCCAGGGAAGCCTGCGGGGTGAACAGAAGGGGCAGGCACACTGTTCTGTGGTGCGAGGCTCTCCACCCGTACCTGCTCAAAGGGGCTCTTGTTCTGCACGCCCTTGGCCCCCACAAACACCCAGCTGTCCCGGAAGGCCAGGTCCTTCACATTCTTGCTGCCCAGATCACTGAAAAGCTTCCTGGTCTCCTCGTTCATCCTGCCGCACAGAAGGAAGACATATAAGCAGTCGCTGTGGAAGGGCGAAGCTGAGGCCGGCCTCGGCAATCACTTACTTGGTGGCTGGGTCGTCGTACGATGCCACAAACACCAGGGTACCTTCATGCAGTGGCCGAATAAACTTCAGCAGATCGTTGACATCTGGGGTGTCAGGTCACATGAAACACGAAGCATCAGGCACCACTGAGTaaccctcccccaccaaccctTGGTCTCCAAACAAGGAAACTAAAGCAGGGATCAGGCCAGGGACACACCCACCAAGGTCCCCAAGCGAAAGGGACAAACTGGTACAAGAAGGCAGGGCCATGCCCATGACCGTACACctgttcctctccctgccctttccaaACCCAAGGAAGCGCTCAAGAAGCCACGGCGAATAGACAGAGAATGGTGCTTCAGGGGAGAGACGCCCAGTCATTCTGCCCCACGACGAGCAGGAGGCCATGACCGCCACTCACCTCCTGCCCACATGTCAAAGGCCCGGGCTTCGATGAGCTCACCGCTGACCCCTGGGTTGACAGGGAGGGAAGAGTCCTGCTGGGCGAGCCACCAGGGCAAGGCCACCGTACCATCCCGGCCACCCTAGATCAGGCTAAGGACACAGCAGCGGCCACTGGGCGCAGCCCTTCTGGAAGCTTTGCAAACATCCTGCACATTCATGCCCACCGTGCCCCTTGTTCAGAAAGCTGCAGCCCATCCAGGGGCTCCCTAGGAAGCACCCTCCAACTTCCTGGAAACTTCTGGTTCTTTACTGCTTTTGTTTATTGGGTCACTTCTTCTGTGGAAACTTCAGTGTGCACGGACCCTCCTCCGGGACTCTCTGTGGATTTCCAGAAGTGGGGCGGAGGGAGGAGAGGGCCAAGGCGAACACCCAGATGCCTCCTCAtggggagggtgtggggaaggagggtggcACATCATGGCATGGATCTGCTTCTCTGGTCTGAACTCTGACCCCACATCACAGGGACTCACCGTTCACCAGGGCGATGTTCAGTCCACGG includes:
- the FAM3A gene encoding protein FAM3A isoform X1, with translation MGHPCCTCPEPRARKYKCGLPQPCPEEHLAFRMVSGAANVIGPKICLEDKMLMSSVKDNVGRGLNIALVNGVSGELIEARAFDMWAGDVNDLLKFIRPLHEGTLVFVASYDDPATKMNEETRKLFSDLGSKNVKDLAFRDSWVFVGAKGVQNKSPFEQHVKNSKHTNKYEGWPEALEMEGCIPRRTTAS